The following proteins are co-located in the Bosea sp. AS-1 genome:
- a CDS encoding DUF2798 domain-containing protein, translating into MSNSIFRRLPARYGAVVMPFILSVMMTFVVSGISTVKALGLNGELLRIWPVSWALSWLVAFPTLILILPLVRRLVALLVAPPA; encoded by the coding sequence ATGTCAAATTCCATTTTCCGCCGCCTCCCGGCCCGCTATGGCGCGGTCGTGATGCCGTTCATCCTGTCCGTGATGATGACCTTCGTCGTCTCGGGCATCTCGACCGTGAAGGCGCTCGGCCTCAACGGCGAGCTGCTGCGGATCTGGCCCGTCTCCTGGGCGCTGTCCTGGCTCGTCGCCTTTCCGACGCTGATCCTGATCCTGCCGCTTGTCCGGCGGCTGGTCGCGCTCCTCGTCGCCCCGCCCGCCTGA
- a CDS encoding HlyU family transcriptional regulator yields the protein MSFFKSLFGGGKPAEDKPAGPVKSIEHNGFTIHATPYQEGGQYQLCGIIEKVIDGETKSHRFIRADRFPGQAEAADFTLTKGQQIVDMEGERIFR from the coding sequence ATGTCTTTCTTCAAATCGCTGTTCGGTGGTGGCAAGCCGGCCGAGGACAAGCCGGCCGGGCCGGTCAAGAGCATCGAGCACAATGGCTTCACCATCCATGCCACGCCCTATCAGGAAGGCGGGCAATATCAGCTCTGCGGCATCATCGAGAAGGTGATCGACGGTGAGACGAAGAGCCATCGCTTCATCCGTGCCGACCGTTTCCCGGGGCAGGCGGAGGCCGCCGATTTCACCCTGACCAAGGGCCAGCAGATCGTCGACATGGAAGGCGAGCGCATCTTCCGCTGA
- a CDS encoding 2-dehydropantoate 2-reductase, translating to MTRICIYGAGSVGCYIGGRLLAAGADIRFVGRAAVGAALREHGLALSHYNGHRWSIPPAAIAFATDPAAAADADLLLLTVKSGGTAAAAAELAPLLRTDATVLSFQNGVGNGHVLRAGLTQTVLDGMVPFNIISPAPGHFHQASEGTLALQASPPGEPDLSAFQQAALPLERHADMAPVQWAKLLLNLNNAINALADKPLREELSERSYRRCLALAQREALRVMRRAGIAPARLTPLPAGWIPALLALPDAAFSPLAGRMLAIDPAARSSMSDDLAAGRPTEIDWINGEIVRLANRLGGEAPVNAKLCALVHMAEKTTPRRRWAANALLAELHAVTGAAAF from the coding sequence ATGACGAGGATCTGCATCTACGGGGCCGGCTCCGTCGGCTGCTATATCGGCGGGCGCCTCCTCGCCGCGGGTGCCGACATCCGGTTCGTCGGCCGAGCTGCGGTAGGCGCGGCGCTACGCGAGCACGGCCTTGCGCTCTCGCATTACAACGGCCACCGCTGGTCCATTCCGCCCGCGGCGATCGCCTTCGCGACCGACCCGGCCGCCGCGGCCGATGCCGATCTCCTTCTTCTCACTGTGAAGTCGGGAGGCACGGCCGCCGCCGCGGCCGAGCTTGCGCCCCTGCTGCGCACCGACGCCACGGTCCTCAGCTTCCAGAATGGCGTCGGAAACGGTCATGTTCTGCGCGCCGGGCTGACACAAACGGTGCTGGACGGGATGGTGCCGTTCAACATCATCAGCCCCGCACCAGGTCACTTTCACCAGGCTTCCGAAGGCACCCTTGCCTTGCAGGCAAGCCCTCCCGGCGAGCCCGACCTGTCGGCATTTCAGCAGGCCGCGCTCCCGCTCGAACGCCATGCCGACATGGCTCCGGTCCAATGGGCAAAACTGCTCCTCAACCTCAACAACGCGATCAATGCGCTCGCTGACAAGCCGCTGCGGGAAGAGCTGTCAGAGCGTAGCTACCGTCGCTGCCTCGCGCTGGCGCAGCGCGAGGCTCTGCGTGTCATGCGGCGTGCCGGCATCGCGCCGGCGCGTTTGACGCCGTTGCCTGCCGGCTGGATTCCGGCGCTGCTCGCGCTGCCCGACGCCGCCTTCTCGCCGCTGGCCGGACGCATGCTCGCGATCGACCCCGCGGCGCGATCCTCGATGTCGGACGATCTCGCCGCCGGACGCCCGACGGAGATCGACTGGATCAATGGCGAGATCGTCAGGCTCGCCAACCGGCTCGGCGGCGAGGCTCCCGTCAATGCGAAGCTCTGCGCCCTCGTCCATATGGCAGAGAAAACCACGCCCAGGCGGCGATGGGCAGCGAACGCCCTGCTCGCGGAACTGCACGCGGTCACGGGCGCCGCCGCCTTCTGA
- a CDS encoding MFS transporter, giving the protein MTQGSLRAAGRYEPDSPYAWLRLAVALVVGTVACVGSWSVVVVLPAMQGEFDTLRSGASLPYTFAMLGFGAGNIVMGRIADRYGIMVPIVMGALLLAAGYVAAGLSHSLWQFALAHGLLIGFGTGAGFSPLISDLSHWFRKHRGLAVVCGASGSYLAGVVWPQIITWGLAHHGWRMTHFGIAVVALVVMLPLAPFFRRQPAAAVLAHADSHSAGARSDLGLSANQLQALLCVAGFACCVAMAMPQVHIVAYCGDLGYGVARGAEMLSLMMLLGIVSRIGSGFVADRIGGTATLLLGSLMQGVALFLYLWFDGLSSLYIVSGLFGLFQGGIVPMYAVVIREYLPARQAGVRIGLVMSVTVLGMAVGGYLSGVIFDYFSSYRMAFLNGLAWNLINISIVSWLMLRTRAKPEQAVQVAGR; this is encoded by the coding sequence ATGACCCAAGGTTCCCTTCGCGCCGCCGGCCGCTACGAGCCCGATTCCCCCTATGCCTGGCTGCGGCTGGCGGTTGCGCTGGTGGTCGGCACTGTCGCCTGCGTCGGCTCCTGGTCGGTGGTCGTGGTGCTGCCGGCGATGCAGGGCGAATTCGATACGCTGCGCTCCGGCGCCTCGCTGCCCTATACCTTCGCCATGCTGGGCTTCGGCGCCGGCAATATCGTGATGGGACGCATCGCCGATCGCTACGGCATCATGGTGCCGATCGTGATGGGTGCGCTGTTGCTTGCCGCCGGTTATGTCGCCGCCGGCCTGTCCCACTCGCTCTGGCAGTTCGCGCTGGCGCACGGCTTGTTGATCGGCTTCGGTACCGGCGCTGGTTTTTCGCCGCTGATTTCCGATCTCTCGCACTGGTTCCGCAAGCATCGCGGGCTTGCCGTGGTCTGCGGCGCGTCCGGCAGCTATCTCGCCGGCGTGGTCTGGCCGCAGATCATCACCTGGGGTCTCGCCCATCATGGCTGGCGCATGACCCATTTCGGCATTGCCGTCGTCGCGCTGGTCGTGATGCTGCCGCTGGCGCCGTTCTTCCGCCGCCAGCCGGCGGCGGCGGTGCTCGCCCATGCCGACAGCCACAGCGCCGGCGCGCGCAGCGATCTCGGCCTCAGCGCCAACCAGTTGCAAGCACTGCTCTGCGTCGCCGGTTTCGCCTGCTGCGTCGCGATGGCGATGCCGCAGGTCCACATCGTCGCCTATTGCGGCGACCTCGGCTATGGGGTGGCGCGTGGCGCCGAGATGCTCTCGCTGATGATGCTGCTCGGCATCGTCAGCCGCATCGGCTCCGGTTTCGTCGCCGACCGGATCGGCGGCACTGCCACGCTGCTGCTCGGCTCGCTGATGCAGGGTGTGGCGCTCTTCCTCTATCTCTGGTTCGACGGCCTCTCGTCGCTCTACATCGTCAGCGGCCTGTTCGGTCTGTTCCAGGGCGGCATCGTGCCGATGTATGCCGTCGTCATCCGCGAATATCTACCGGCGCGGCAGGCGGGGGTGCGGATCGGGCTCGTCATGTCCGTGACCGTGCTGGGCATGGCGGTCGGCGGCTATCTCTCCGGCGTGATCTTCGATTATTTCAGCTCCTACCGCATGGCCTTCCTCAACGGGCTCGCCTGGAACCTGATCAACATCAGCATCGTCTCCTGGCTGATGCTGCGGACGCGGGCGAAACCCGAGCAGGCGGTTCAGGTCGCCGGGCGATAG
- a CDS encoding VOC family protein, producing the protein MPNQKPLIIISLRYLDGPRMIDWLVEAFGFEKHAAHYSENGKTLLHGELRMGDCFVMLGSSEGNEFGKLVSRPAELGGTTASPYIATDDIDARCERARKAGAEICMEPRDQPYGSRDFICRDPEGHLWCFGTYRPAT; encoded by the coding sequence ATGCCCAACCAGAAGCCGCTGATCATCATCTCGCTGCGCTATCTCGACGGCCCGCGCATGATTGACTGGCTGGTCGAGGCCTTCGGCTTCGAGAAGCATGCCGCCCACTATTCGGAGAACGGCAAGACGCTGCTCCATGGCGAGCTGCGCATGGGCGACTGCTTCGTCATGCTCGGCTCGTCCGAAGGCAACGAGTTCGGCAAGCTCGTCTCGCGCCCGGCAGAGCTCGGCGGCACCACCGCCTCGCCCTATATCGCAACCGACGATATCGACGCCCGCTGCGAACGCGCACGCAAGGCTGGCGCCGAGATCTGCATGGAGCCGCGCGACCAGCCTTATGGCAGCCGCGACTTCATCTGCCGCGACCCCGAGGGCCACCTCTGGTGCTTCGGCACCTATCGCCCGGCGACCTGA
- a CDS encoding acyl-CoA thioesterase, translated as MSQEVDAPEEQPRGELTVRTSAMPGDTNANGDIFGGWVMSRMDQAGGIAGVDRAQGRVVTVAVEAMSFIRPVKVGDVLSVYTEIESVGRTSMRIHVEAWAKRFRTTLHEKVTEATFAFVAIDEEGRPRPVPRPAENPNG; from the coding sequence ATGAGCCAAGAAGTCGATGCACCGGAAGAACAGCCGCGCGGCGAACTCACCGTGCGCACCAGCGCCATGCCCGGGGACACCAACGCCAATGGCGACATCTTCGGCGGCTGGGTGATGTCGCGGATGGACCAGGCCGGCGGCATCGCGGGGGTCGACCGGGCGCAGGGGCGCGTCGTCACCGTTGCGGTCGAGGCCATGAGCTTCATCCGCCCGGTCAAGGTCGGCGACGTGCTCAGCGTCTATACCGAGATCGAGTCGGTCGGCCGGACTTCGATGCGCATCCATGTCGAGGCCTGGGCCAAGCGCTTCCGCACGACGCTGCATGAGAAGGTCACGGAGGCGACCTTCGCGTTCGTGGCCATCGACGAGGAAGGGAGGCCGCGGCCAGTGCCGCGTCCGGCGGAAAATCCTAACGGCTGA
- a CDS encoding methyl-accepting chemotaxis protein, with product MTKARPARERKPRRIGIAARIYAALGTLTALTLVSSSVAWFSYNRVDATVGDLVTQKMPVVELALELSQAATQSTALAARFSEIENVQERSALTADLDKVEGRQMDLLRRISQQGKVDQAKAQQAIDGLSRQINDINDLTGDRLRNAAEQTKALEKLSKAREGFTALADFETGDAQFNVKMNIASATQLTGKEVEEALANIIDKDLAALQTAQALQLQISEMVGLLREISQIENRAALDTGKARFAATLSQVRGFLAQAEKLQANPARVDAVNAVIALGEGNDSLIAIRDRDLATRAAIQAGLKETQQAADAVRREVGELVTSARTGAEAAGASTTTLIEQSRLWLGGIGAGSLLIALALGFFYVRPMIVGRLNRLWAATKAIADGALETTVDTKGNDEISDISKSVLLFRDNAVALRAAEEAKVEDQKRAQEQRRQMMQELGEAFGVVVAAAAAGDFTQRVAAQFADAELNALAESVNTLLETVQTGLLETCDVLAELSAGHLSARIEGIYQGAFAELKDGTNALADEFEGTLARLSETVSAVRSATSEILDGVTDLAERTSEESNAVSMATNQLGAFAGTVKKTASEAAQATGMAQGAEERAQQGEKVVASALEAMQRIRQSSSKISEVIAMIDEIAFQTNLLALNAAVEAARAGDAGKGFAVVATEVRSLAKRSADASNDVKKLVEAAHGDVRVGVGLVEETSAMFGAIMGSVNELTKLMNGIAQTAKSQASDVSTINTEIDGIGTMAHQNAALVEETNAALALTDEQTRALTEHIARFQFREGHAGGHGGKQAFSEAA from the coding sequence ATGACGAAAGCCAGACCCGCGCGTGAGCGCAAGCCGAGGCGGATCGGCATCGCTGCCCGGATCTACGCGGCACTGGGCACGCTGACGGCGCTGACCCTGGTTTCATCCTCGGTCGCGTGGTTTTCGTATAACCGCGTCGATGCGACGGTAGGCGATCTCGTCACCCAGAAGATGCCGGTGGTGGAGCTGGCGCTCGAGCTGTCGCAGGCGGCCACCCAGTCGACGGCGCTGGCCGCCCGCTTCAGCGAGATCGAGAACGTTCAGGAGCGCTCGGCGCTGACGGCCGATCTCGACAAGGTCGAGGGGCGGCAGATGGACCTGCTGCGGCGCATCAGCCAGCAGGGCAAGGTCGACCAGGCGAAGGCGCAGCAGGCGATCGACGGCCTCTCCCGTCAGATCAACGACATCAACGACCTGACTGGCGACCGGCTGCGCAACGCGGCCGAGCAGACCAAGGCGCTGGAGAAGCTGTCCAAGGCCCGGGAAGGTTTCACCGCACTCGCCGATTTCGAGACGGGCGACGCCCAGTTCAACGTCAAGATGAACATCGCCAGCGCGACCCAGCTCACCGGCAAGGAGGTCGAGGAGGCACTGGCCAATATCATCGACAAGGATCTGGCGGCGTTGCAGACCGCCCAGGCCCTGCAGCTTCAGATCAGCGAGATGGTCGGTCTGTTGCGCGAGATCTCGCAGATCGAGAACCGCGCCGCGCTCGACACCGGCAAGGCCCGCTTCGCCGCGACGCTCAGCCAGGTGCGCGGTTTCCTCGCGCAGGCGGAGAAGCTGCAGGCCAATCCGGCGCGCGTCGATGCGGTGAATGCCGTGATCGCGCTCGGCGAAGGCAATGACAGCCTGATCGCGATCCGCGACCGCGACCTGGCGACGCGGGCTGCGATCCAGGCCGGTCTCAAGGAGACGCAGCAAGCGGCCGACGCGGTGCGCCGCGAGGTGGGCGAGCTCGTCACCTCGGCGCGCACCGGGGCGGAAGCTGCCGGTGCCTCGACCACCACGCTGATCGAGCAGAGCCGGCTCTGGCTCGGCGGCATCGGTGCCGGCTCCCTGCTGATCGCGCTGGCGCTCGGCTTCTTCTACGTTCGGCCGATGATCGTGGGCCGCCTGAACCGGCTGTGGGCCGCGACGAAGGCGATCGCCGACGGCGCGCTCGAAACGACCGTCGATACCAAGGGCAATGACGAGATCTCGGACATCTCGAAGAGCGTGCTCCTGTTCCGCGACAACGCGGTTGCGCTGCGCGCCGCCGAGGAGGCCAAGGTCGAGGATCAGAAGCGGGCGCAGGAGCAGCGCCGCCAGATGATGCAGGAGCTGGGCGAGGCCTTCGGCGTCGTCGTGGCCGCCGCTGCCGCCGGCGATTTCACGCAGCGTGTCGCCGCGCAGTTCGCCGATGCCGAGCTCAATGCGCTGGCGGAATCGGTCAACACCCTGCTCGAGACCGTGCAGACCGGCCTGCTGGAGACCTGCGATGTGCTCGCCGAGCTCTCCGCCGGCCATCTCTCGGCCCGCATCGAGGGCATCTATCAGGGCGCCTTCGCCGAACTGAAGGACGGCACTAACGCGCTCGCCGACGAGTTCGAGGGCACGCTGGCGCGCCTCTCCGAGACCGTCTCGGCCGTACGCAGCGCCACCAGCGAGATCCTCGACGGCGTCACGGATCTCGCCGAGCGGACCAGCGAGGAGAGCAACGCCGTCTCGATGGCGACGAACCAGCTCGGCGCCTTCGCCGGCACGGTGAAGAAGACCGCGAGCGAGGCGGCGCAGGCGACCGGTATGGCGCAGGGCGCCGAGGAGCGTGCGCAGCAGGGCGAGAAGGTCGTCGCCTCCGCGCTGGAAGCGATGCAGCGCATCCGCCAGTCGTCCAGCAAGATCTCCGAGGTCATCGCGATGATCGACGAGATCGCCTTCCAGACCAATCTGCTGGCGCTCAACGCCGCGGTCGAGGCGGCGCGCGCCGGCGACGCCGGCAAGGGTTTCGCCGTGGTCGCGACCGAGGTGCGCAGCCTCGCCAAGCGCTCGGCCGATGCCTCCAACGACGTCAAGAAGCTGGTCGAGGCGGCGCATGGCGATGTCCGGGTCGGCGTCGGGCTGGTTGAGGAGACCTCGGCGATGTTCGGCGCGATCATGGGTTCGGTGAACGAATTGACCAAGCTGATGAATGGCATCGCCCAGACGGCGAAGAGCCAGGCCAGCGACGTCTCGACGATCAACACCGAGATCGACGGCATCGGCACCATGGCGCATCAGAATGCGGCGCTGGTGGAAGAGACGAACGCCGCGCTGGCGCTCACCGACGAGCAGACGCGCGCCCTGACCGAGCACATCGCCCGCTTCCAGTTCCGGGAAGGGCATGCCGGCGGCCATGGCGGGAAGCAGGCCTTCTCCGAAGCGGCCTGA
- a CDS encoding AAA family ATPase has product MTQSKAGAGQGPFSAHELKGRDFAPLQFIVDGLIPPGLTVLAGAPKVGKSWLSLDIALSVARGTAVLDENAHRCAKGAVLYLALEDNDRRLRGRLEQMLGTGPAWPANLFFETGPMGMDFDGLGRLDRWVAATEGARLIVIDVFQKFRPIGSQAGYQQDYRDLTKLHDLARDRQIGIILVHHLRKSGGGDPFERITGSAGFLGVPDTNIVLDKGRGGTRLLAQGRDIEEISREIAFDPLARVWRLAKPRAVDRHPERDRIRSILQASPSPLGAIAIAAQTGQTVNAVSKMLGEMFGNGEVVKAGWGLYADPARLDAANGGGDAHGAQNTPNAQNGQKPQDRPRSSSPNDYKRMMERERRERLRHSGR; this is encoded by the coding sequence ATGACACAGTCGAAGGCAGGGGCCGGCCAGGGCCCCTTCAGTGCTCATGAACTTAAGGGGCGGGATTTCGCGCCGCTGCAGTTCATCGTCGATGGTCTCATTCCTCCGGGGCTGACGGTGCTGGCCGGCGCGCCGAAGGTGGGCAAGAGCTGGCTAAGCCTCGACATCGCGCTGTCGGTCGCGAGAGGCACCGCCGTTCTCGACGAAAATGCTCATCGCTGCGCGAAGGGCGCGGTTTTGTACCTTGCTCTTGAGGACAACGACCGGCGTCTTCGCGGCCGGCTCGAGCAGATGCTTGGGACCGGCCCAGCCTGGCCGGCCAACCTGTTTTTTGAGACGGGGCCGATGGGGATGGATTTCGACGGGCTCGGGCGACTGGACCGGTGGGTCGCGGCGACCGAGGGTGCTCGCCTGATCGTCATCGACGTCTTCCAGAAATTTCGCCCGATCGGCTCGCAGGCCGGCTATCAGCAGGATTATCGCGATCTGACCAAACTGCATGATCTCGCGCGCGACCGGCAGATCGGCATCATCCTGGTTCATCACCTGCGCAAATCCGGGGGCGGGGACCCGTTCGAGCGGATCACGGGCTCAGCCGGATTCCTCGGCGTGCCCGACACGAACATTGTCTTGGACAAGGGCCGTGGCGGCACGCGGCTTCTCGCCCAGGGACGCGATATCGAGGAAATCTCGCGCGAGATTGCGTTCGATCCTCTCGCGCGCGTCTGGCGCCTGGCCAAGCCGCGTGCGGTCGACAGGCATCCCGAACGGGACCGCATTCGCTCGATTCTGCAGGCAAGTCCGTCGCCTTTGGGCGCCATCGCGATTGCGGCCCAGACCGGCCAAACCGTCAATGCCGTCAGCAAGATGTTGGGCGAGATGTTCGGCAACGGTGAGGTCGTCAAGGCGGGGTGGGGATTATACGCCGATCCGGCACGGCTGGACGCAGCCAACGGTGGTGGGGATGCTCATGGCGCTCAGAACACTCCGAATGCTCAGAACGGTCAGAAGCCTCAGGATCGTCCGCGGTCGTCCTCGCCGAACGACTACAAGCGGATGATGGAGCGCGAGCGGAGGGAGAGGCTACGCCACTCGGGTCGCTGA
- a CDS encoding AAA family ATPase, with product MTNISSPAAEFLEHRRMLNLQFLLDHLRDQRPDQRMPELQAEPARDEPAPAGAPIGPSVAIFDRAALLVQIRLARPGDDFVEGGPSPPSASSDEQTRLEQLRTLLHEEALRRLVVAEDSTRDRLGRLREECPGFVEVIALVERAAALSAIAGTGIAFPPTLLVGPPGLGKTHFSRRLAAALGVEQHTFSCATNSDAQALLIGHPPTWRGARMGVLTEAVLGGETGNPLIVLDEVDKFMTHSSEKPYNALLNLLEPENACALVDEYLRVPFDLSRCLVLATANDLDALPSFIQDRFLIVTITPPDGAMLRAIAGRIAAEIIAAHGDAFAQPDEAVLARLAGTNPRGTRRLVTLALGFAAQDGRRHLTVADVTAAEAITDKQGAREPIGFIRPKRRGEGKRG from the coding sequence ATGACGAACATATCATCCCCCGCTGCCGAATTCCTCGAGCACCGGCGCATGCTCAACCTGCAGTTCCTGCTCGATCATCTGCGGGACCAGCGTCCGGATCAGAGGATGCCCGAGCTGCAGGCTGAGCCTGCCCGCGATGAACCGGCCCCGGCCGGCGCGCCGATCGGGCCCTCGGTTGCGATCTTCGACAGAGCCGCCCTGCTCGTGCAGATCAGGCTCGCCCGTCCTGGCGATGACTTCGTCGAGGGTGGGCCGTCCCCGCCCTCCGCCTCCAGCGACGAGCAGACGCGGCTGGAGCAATTGCGCACGCTCCTGCACGAGGAAGCGCTGCGTCGCCTCGTCGTCGCCGAAGACAGTACGCGTGATCGTCTCGGCCGGCTGCGCGAGGAGTGTCCTGGCTTTGTGGAGGTCATCGCCCTGGTCGAACGGGCCGCCGCACTCTCCGCCATCGCCGGCACCGGCATCGCCTTCCCGCCGACCCTGCTCGTCGGCCCGCCAGGCCTGGGCAAGACCCACTTCAGCCGCCGGCTCGCCGCCGCACTCGGCGTTGAGCAGCATACCTTCAGCTGCGCGACCAACTCCGATGCACAGGCCCTCCTCATCGGCCATCCGCCGACCTGGCGCGGCGCAAGGATGGGCGTGCTCACCGAGGCGGTCCTGGGTGGAGAAACCGGCAATCCGCTCATCGTTCTCGACGAGGTCGACAAGTTCATGACCCATTCGAGCGAAAAGCCCTACAACGCGCTTCTGAACCTGCTCGAGCCGGAAAACGCCTGCGCCCTCGTCGACGAATATCTGCGCGTGCCGTTCGATCTCTCGCGCTGCCTCGTCCTGGCGACGGCGAACGATCTCGATGCGCTGCCAAGCTTCATCCAGGACCGGTTCCTGATCGTGACGATCACGCCGCCCGACGGCGCCATGCTGCGCGCGATCGCGGGCCGCATCGCCGCCGAGATCATCGCCGCCCACGGCGATGCCTTCGCCCAACCGGACGAAGCCGTCCTGGCGCGGCTCGCCGGCACCAACCCGCGCGGCACCCGCCGGCTCGTCACCCTCGCGCTCGGCTTCGCCGCCCAAGACGGGAGGCGGCATCTGACCGTCGCCGATGTCACTGCTGCGGAGGCCATTACCGACAAGCAGGGCGCGAGGGAGCCGATCGGGTTCATCCGGCCAAAGCGGAGAGGCGAAGGGAAACGAGGGTGA